The Magnolia sinica isolate HGM2019 chromosome 9, MsV1, whole genome shotgun sequence genome contains a region encoding:
- the LOC131256163 gene encoding uncharacterized protein LOC131256163, whose product MRPSMALVPLLLLLLIVTAQGIRLEPLSTLSSHRKIHEEKESRLVEESGGVGEVNLCKDGQCSGRSRKLMTNTRSTSKTSENEGMEIGATPGHHSSKEVNGNQENFSVKSTVSEHRLSTTKHYPDIIDIAGMDYSPARRKPPIHN is encoded by the exons ATGAGGCCTTCTATGGCTTTAGTACCCCTTCTTTTGCTACTACTAATAGTCACAGCTCAAG GTATACGTTTGGAACCTCTGTCAACGCTTTCAAGCCATCGAAAAATCCAT GAAGAGAAGGAAAGCAGGCTGGTTGAAGAAAGTGGTGGTGTTGGAGAAGTTAATCTATGCAAAGATGGGCAATGTTCAG GAAGAAGTAGAAAACTCATGACCAACACAAGGTCTACTTCCAAG ACTTCAGAAAATGAAGGGATGGAAATTGGAGCCACGCCGGGGCACCATTCGAGCAAAGAAGTCAATGGGAATCAAGAGAACTTCTCCGTTAAATCGACGGTGTCGGAGCACCGGCTATCCACCACCAAGCACTATCCGGACATCATCGATATAGCGGGGATGGATTACTCTCCTGCGAGGAGGAAACCTCCAATTCACAATTGA